From a region of the Zingiber officinale cultivar Zhangliang chromosome 4B, Zo_v1.1, whole genome shotgun sequence genome:
- the LOC121977422 gene encoding WRKY transcription factor 44-like: MQIDAEMQDANTTVQISKPVASRPSRSFRFFPELLPMSSSLPPLADHQRPTAIEPKTTRFGFASNDSAAKAVALMDDTSETKETRTNTVLKPTAKSFSRATASLLLSNLASIIGSTQQQPVTNINPFVQHELNREMDARNQHQIRKQDRPSSCDGYNWRKYGQKQVKGSEYPRSYYKCTHPTCSVKKIVERSLDGQIAEIVYKGEHDHPKPRPPKRRLSSGSQEQTFVADENSRSETGNLQSWSTTGSLLLEVNPMGLSSCRIPTPSVQVDLPDDRPIDTDCRRSNADQVADSADVGVRGWHPHG; the protein is encoded by the exons ATGCAGATTGATGCAGAAATGCAAGATGCGAACACTACTGTCCAGATTTCGAAGCCAGTGGCGTCGAGGCCCTCTCGCAGCTTTAGGTTCTTCCCCGAGCTCCTCCCCATGAGTAGTTCCCTTCCACCCCTTGCTGATCATCAAAGACCAACAGCCATCGAGCCGAAGACTACCAGATTTGGATTCGCGTCAAATGACTCTGCGGCTAAAGCCGTCGCACTGATG GACGATACGTCGGAAACGAAGGAAACAAGAACAAATACAGTGCTCAAGCCGACAGCGAAATCGTTTTCTCGGGCCACTGCTTCTCTCCTCCTGTCAAATTTG GCAAGCATTATTGGTTCCACTCAACAACAGCCAGTCACAAATATTAATCCGTTTGTGCAACATGAACTGAACCGAGAAATGGACGCGAGAAATCAACACCAGATCAGGAAGCAAGATCGGCCGTCGTCCTGTGACGGCTACAACTGGAGAAAGTACGGGCAAAAGCAAGTGAAAGGGAGCGAGTACCCGCGAAGCTACTACAAATGCACGCATCCCACATGCTCTGTTAAGAAGATAGTCGAGAGATCGTTGGACGGGCAGATCGCTGAGATTGTGTACAAAGGCGAGCACGATCACCCGAAGCCTCGGCCTCCGAAGCGACGACTCTCGTCGGGTTCGCAGGAGCAGACCTTCGTCGCCGACGAGAATAGCAGATCAGAGACGGGCAATCTGCAGTCATGGAGTACTACTGGTTCGCTGTTGCTAGAGGTAAACCCCATGGGATTGTCCTCCTGCAGGATTCCGACGCCTTCTGTACAGGTGGATTTGCCCGATGATCGTCCGATCGATACCGATTGCCGGCGCAGCAACGCCGACCAGGTCGCTGACTCTGCTGATGTAGGGGTAAGGGGATGGCATCCACATGGTTAG